One genomic window of Ziziphus jujuba cultivar Dongzao chromosome 4, ASM3175591v1 includes the following:
- the LOC132803508 gene encoding uncharacterized protein LOC132803508 codes for MATKLASPFMIPNRPFMQPALPCLKRWSGGLSVAASKGTNGRDYEGKLVDENMIELRIRIQEMKMLEMGDEQPPSDWMEWEKDYFEYYKEDVCEGIGLLQNWLMNVRPSLALGFVALVSLSLPISSGLVFFRVLELSKLMLSGFHLGSYFY; via the coding sequence ATGGCAACTAAACTTGCATCACCTTTCATGATCCCAAACCGACCATTTATGCAGCCTGCCCTGCCTTGCCTGAAAAGGTGGTCCGGTGGTTTAAGTGTGGCTGCAAGTAAGGGAACAAATGGAAGAGATTATGAGGGGAAGCTTGTGGATGAAAACATGATAGAGCTTCGAATACGTATACAGGAGATGAAGATGCTCGAGATGGGTGATGAGCAACCACCTTCGGATTGGATGGAGTGGGAAAAAGACTACTTTGAGTATTACAAAGAGGATGTTTGTGAAGGAATAGGTTTGTTGCAAAACTGGCTGATGAATGTTAGGCCATCTTTGGCTCTAGGGTTTGTAGCACTTGTGAGTTTGAGTTTGCCTATTTCTTCTGGATTGGTCTTTTTTCGGGTGTTGGAGTTGAGTAAATTAATGTTGTCTGGATTTCATTTAGGCTcatacttttattaa